From a region of the Halolamina sp. CBA1230 genome:
- a CDS encoding aminopeptidase → MTELRNAAETAIHQCLDLGAGESIAIVTDDERRSIAEALYEVAAETTDDATFLQYPPGDQHGQEPPEPVAAAMKAADAFLAPTTRSLSHTRARSAACEAGARGATLPGITERVMVEGLDADYEAIAAHCADVLEQVENADEVRVTSPAGTDITFAVGDREWHEDTGMVREPGSFSNLPAGEVFVAPESAEGTFVVDGTMMPHGLLADEQELRFEVEDGHVTHLSDEAVREDVDAAREEVGDAATNVAELGIGTNVGVDELVGSVLLDEKAAGTVHIAIGDNASIGGETEAPIHLDGILRAPTVYADGEEISLPE, encoded by the coding sequence GTGACTGAACTCCGTAACGCCGCCGAGACGGCGATTCACCAGTGTCTCGACCTCGGAGCCGGGGAGTCGATCGCGATCGTGACCGACGACGAGCGCCGTTCCATCGCGGAAGCACTCTACGAGGTGGCGGCCGAGACCACCGACGACGCGACGTTTCTCCAGTACCCGCCGGGCGACCAGCACGGCCAGGAACCCCCGGAACCGGTCGCGGCGGCGATGAAGGCCGCCGACGCCTTCCTCGCGCCGACGACGCGCAGCCTCTCGCACACCCGCGCTCGCTCGGCCGCCTGCGAGGCGGGCGCACGCGGCGCGACGCTGCCCGGGATCACCGAGCGCGTGATGGTCGAGGGGCTCGACGCCGACTACGAGGCGATCGCAGCGCACTGCGCGGACGTGCTTGAACAGGTAGAGAACGCCGACGAGGTCCGCGTCACCAGCCCCGCCGGCACCGACATCACCTTCGCGGTCGGCGATCGCGAGTGGCACGAGGACACCGGGATGGTCCGCGAGCCGGGGAGCTTCTCGAACCTCCCCGCGGGCGAGGTGTTCGTCGCCCCCGAGAGCGCCGAGGGGACGTTCGTCGTCGACGGGACGATGATGCCCCACGGGCTGCTCGCCGACGAGCAGGAACTCCGCTTCGAGGTCGAGGACGGCCACGTCACTCACCTCTCCGACGAGGCGGTTCGGGAGGACGTCGACGCCGCCCGCGAGGAGGTCGGCGACGCCGCGACCAACGTCGCCGAGTTGGGCATCGGCACCAACGTCGGCGTCGACGAGCTGGTGGGCTCGGTGCTGCTCGACGAGAAGGCCGCCGGCACGGTCCACATCGCGATCGGCGACAACGCCTCGATTGGCGGCGAGACCGAGGCGCCGATCCACCTCGACGGCATCCTCCGCGCGCCGACGGTGTACGCCGACGGCGAAGAGATCAGTCTGCCCGAGTGA